The following coding sequences are from one Bufo bufo chromosome 2, aBufBuf1.1, whole genome shotgun sequence window:
- the LOC120990947 gene encoding uncharacterized protein LOC120990947: protein MGIVEKLLAQFDKKKRQVSGETTLNGGIISRPADRRNLFTERGCCKRHSNFLYIGQDISGSPVSVDVGLCRSHCGVPQRFNSYNSGIHGLSKHSSMLEFLKNKKLRERMPDTTLTSTSEPSCPHENSCQPTKVGLERVLLFQGVQEVEVIEDCQCNPTPQECIRMPFLKTFFTDTPFESTLDVGKCSSPTVSSGLHCSPTKFDTVVVESPNGAEVVKTVETCEMKENCYRVTYLEYYYEVTYNANGVKEERLKEIDVGRCLGGCSSGNHCLLRDSRNRDYCLVWAEGSGNGCVPQEYETYTFRSRNGLIRSVLAIKTCKCQM from the exons ATGGGCATCGTAGAGAAGTTGTTGGCACAATTTGACAAAAAGAAGCGGCAGGTATCAGGGGAAACCACGCTAA ATGGCGGTATCATAAGCAGGCCTGCTGACAGAAGGAATTTATTTACAGAACGAGGATGCTGTAAAAGACATAGCAATTTTCTCTATATTGGACAAG ATATATCTGGCAGTCCTGTAAGTGTGGATGTGGGATTGTGCAGATCTCACTGTGGAGTCCCCCAAAGATTCAATTCTTACAATTCTGGAATTCATGGGCTTTCAAAACATTCATCAATGCTGGAGttcctgaaaaataaaaag TTAAGAGAGAGAATGCCTGACACAACACTGACGTCAACCTCAGAGCCATCGTGTCCCCATGAGAATAGCTGTCAACCAACAAAGGTTGGACTGGAGAGGGTTCTGCTTTTCCAGGGAGTTCAAGAAGTGGAGGTGATTGAGGACTGTCAATGCAATCCCACCCCACAGGAATGTATCCGAATGCCGTTTCTGAAGACATTCTTCACAGACACACCGTTTGAATCAACATTGGATGTAGGAAAATGCTCAAGCCCCACAGTTAGTTCAG GTCTACACTGCTCCCCAACTAAATTTGACACTGTAGTTGTTGAAAGTCCAAATGGAGCAGAGGTAGTGAAGACTGTGGAAACATGTGAAATGAAGGAGAATTGCTATAGGGTCACCTATCTTGAATATTACTATGAAGTCACCTATAATGCCAATGGTGTCAAAGAAGAAAGACTAAAG GAAATTGATGTAGGACGTTGCTTAGGAGGCTGTTCATCAGGAAATCATTGTCTGCTCAG ggaTTCTCGTAACAGAGATTACTGCTTGGTTTGGGCTGAAGGATCGGGAAATGGTTGTGTACCACAGGAATATGAAACATATACTTTCAGAAGCCGAAATGGACTCATACGCTCAGTGTTAGCTATTAAGACATGCAAATGTCAAATGTAA